In the genome of Populus trichocarpa isolate Nisqually-1 chromosome 10, P.trichocarpa_v4.1, whole genome shotgun sequence, the window atacaTCTGGATCTATCTATGTCTTTTGCAATGATAAGTGGATGTATTAACTCCATCAATGGTATGACTTCCACCTGTATGTGTAGTCTCCTCCTCCAAGACAACATCATGTAAGCTTAATGTCTCTTCTAACAAGTCAAAAATTGTATGACATATCTCTAACCAAGAATATGCGTAATAACAAGTAAGTCTATCGTCATCATCGATATCATAAAGACTAACCGCAACACATTTGCTACCACGTAACAATTGTCAAACCTAATACGAAACAAATAAAAGTcattaaccaataaaaaaaatataatgtttttttgtcaaAGCCTATAAAAAGTAACAAATACTTACAACATTTTAAATTCTACGTGCATATGGCTCATACTCCATCTCCTCGTATGGAGGGACTTGAGCTGGGTTAATTATGATGATTCAACGTGTTATACTCCAATGTATTCTTCCTCATAAATTACAAGACACGCCTctctagaaataaaatttatttgtgcaTCTCACATCGATACATGCTGAAGATGGTGGATCATCCAATTATAAGTAAAGTACCTACCCAAACGACTGATGATATGCAATTGAACGCTCGTATCCATGTCAGACAAGATATGTTGCTTTAAGCTAAATTATCGCATTGCACccatcaaacaaacaaacaatactAATGTCTTGCCTTATTTTTATGACGTGTAGGTGGTAATTCCACTAGTTGTGGCGGAGGAGAGGCTGGACACGAAAGCTTGGGCCAACGGTCTGCGGTATAAAAAAGGTACAAATACTTGTGGAAACAAGGGGAAGATGATTCTGATGTTTTGGTGAGGGATTATTTTGGGCGATtgaaggttgtttttttttcctgatttctagggattttttatttcatgagcAGCGCCCATGAAGAAAAAGAGGGGTGTTTATAAATACACCGTAAACACAATTCAGAATCGAGGTTTTGTTATAAAACCGATATTATAAACAAGGATTgtattaaaactataattttgaatcatgatttttatttaaactattattatttaacaatcaTGATTTTCAACAGCGATTCTTTAcccaaattttttcaaaattatgtcATTTTCTATTAACTTTCTTGAATCTgtgttattttaaaacaaatccaacaaGAGTGGCAGCTGCACGTCACGCAAGTGCAATTATACCCCCACCTCAACCAACgtgtgtttctttttaaaacaatatatatattgaattactatttttttcaatgattttatacatctatattaaaaaattaaaaaatattattttaatatatttttaattacaaaaacatttttaaaaacaacaaaacacgcTAAACATGCAAATGTCCCAACACTGTATTATGTGATAGCTCTCGAGCACATTATTAATAACGGCAACAAATCTGCTGATGATAGCTCGGTCAGATATCTCGGCTGGCAAGCTTAGTTACTTGGACAAACTCCTAAGATGGAGACACTTCGCCCAATTCAATAATACCCTTCTTATCTTGCTCGAAACACCGAGTGATGATAAATTCCATCACATCCCCAGTGTTTTCGgtggtaattttaaaaaataggttctaaaaggtatttttaattatagttttaagaaatttataaataatttaaattattataagattaatttttacatataaaataaataaaaaaatatttttttgactaaaaaacataaattttaaaacacattattTGTAAGCCCCGGTGCAAAAGACAACAACCATACTTGGGCATCTGGTGGTTCCACTAAAATACTACttgtctaaaatttaaatttttttatttaaaattattttttatatatttttattcataaactaaaaatattttggaagaCAATCTTTTATCAGTAATCGAATAAAAAGCAGATGCTATCCTTATAACAAGCTTCTTAAAATTCAAGGTGATCATGGCTaagggaacgtttgggaacgcggctgcagcgtttctaaaaaattaaaattttttttttactaaaatttaatatggtttgtatgttttggattgttttgatgtgctgatgtcaaaaataattttttaaaaatgaaaaaacatcattggcatgcattttggcacgaaaagttatttgaaaagcacacgcaaccacactgccaaacacgctcgtTGAATATATCGCTAAGAGGACGAGTAGATCACGAGAAATGATTGAAAggtttagagcgtgtttggcagtgtggttgcgggtgcttttcaaataacttttcgtgccaaaatgcatgccaatgatgttttttcattttttaaaaatcatttttgatatcagcacatcaaaacgatccaaaacatacaaatcatattcaattttaataataaaaaaaaattaaatttttaaaaaacacagtcacagccgcgttcccaaacgttctcAACCAGTCACCAGGCCAGGGACGGTTGAGCTTCTTCCATGCTTCGAAACTCCATGGGGCCTTTTTTCACGTCATTTTAATTATCAACCTCGGCCAAGGAGCATCAGAAACTTCGGTGGCTTTCCACTCCGAGGTTAACAAAAGTGTGTGGAGATTAAGGATTAGTTAACTAACACAAATCATGTCTTAACTTTGACAGACAGTGCTTTCAATTTTTCACCTCTTTCCCTGTCATGTTGCGGTCTACCATTTATTTTGGTGCCCTGCACTGTGGAACCAAACGCAGTGAATTAATGGCATTCGACCACTGATTTTACGCTGAAAATTTCTTCGTGAGGTTAAAGCTAGCTGCTCTAGTAACAATAATTATGCTCCTTGCCATTAGCCATCGAGCAAGGGAAGCTAGTTAAGGAGTGTAATGATAAGTATTAAGCACAAGGGTTGTTTTCTCTGCCTTTACACGTCATACATGTTTGAAATTCTATGAATTTAGAGATTTTAATTGAATCTCAcgtttaaaatcattttagatgccgataatttaattttaaatataattcaatatctaaaactaatacaaaaataaatcaaaatttaatcattaatttgtttACTACACTAGATacaagatattaatattaaaactatttacttatttttttagagacaTTTAAGTGAATAAAAAGAAGGCAGCGAgggtaatataaaaattaaaatgaattaattatatatcttaaaaaaaattaatttatttataattaaatactatGATTGAATTCAAAAACATGTTGGATGTGATATCAGCATAagattcttcacaaaatcaccattaaatttatgatatcTATTAATTGAAGACACACTCATACAACACGAGATTTTTCTAcagggaaaataataaaaataaaatacagggaCCAGAgtaaatgttttaataaatacagggatattaaaatatatttttatagtacatttttttaatttttcattgattttttttccctcaagaCATGGATGATAATCAACAATTGACAGCCCTCGTGACTAGATAAGACTAGAATAACCTactttcttttctaataaatcACAAAAGAAACCAAACGATGACGAATTTCAATACGTTTTTCATTGGTCGGCTtggaagaggagaagaaaacgtATACAGAGCAAAACGGCTGCTTTTCAATTTTCCTGGGTAGAATCAGAAGAAGTAAGCTTTACAATTTATCTTTAGGATCCCTgtaactctttatttttttctattaacatAGATCCGGACCAACTTATATacaccttaattaattttacgagccatgaagttaacgattatgtaagTATCTAGTaacctttaaaaaaactcaaatttataactattaaaaaaacaaactcaaaatctAACCAGTTAAGTTACGTCTCAAGATTACATCCCTGCAATGCGGTGGCCATGCAGGCCAGTCAGGAGATATAAAGCTAGCTGTGCTATggataaaaagaagagaagattaTAAGAGGGGATCCATTGACCTTTTGGGATGTGCAAAACCAACTTTCACTTGCAAGGTATAAATGCTTTACGTGAGGTTGGCTATGGCTAGAGGATTCCTCGCAACTTTTATATGCCACAATTAAGTGCTTTAATTTTCGATCTTTTCGGCCAAGAATATGTTTTAGGATTTGTTTCAGCTTTAGGTATAAAATCCATACCATCCACATACGGGTTTATCTGGGACTCAGTTAAATTTGAAGTCTTAATTAGttcggattaaaaaaaatatgattgatattgcttgtcttaattaaaaattcatgttaatttgtgatttaattGACCtgatcaaaacttaatttttaatttaatgattttttatttattcaaacagtatcattttgattatttaaaaaaaaaacaggtcaaACAAGTTGACACTCTTGTCACCTAacttaaatcttgtttttttatacttttatgaTTGCAATATACTAGTTTCTTGTGTTGTTATTTGGGAtgtgaattgaaaaaaagataaactaCGGGAGCAGTATGTAAGCTAggtgatttatttaaaatctgatTTTGATGCACAAAAATAGTATTGtggttgaaaaagaaaaacatttatctttttaaagaaTCAATCTTACGAGTAAAGTTCTCTTTTCTTCGCCTAGTATTCAGGGCCTGCGTTAGGCATGCCCGCTACCTTTGTAGCTCCACAGGCCTCACATGGCGGaacatttttttctaaacaattttCCAACCCAAAACAGTTCTTGTTCAAGTTCTGTAAGctgaaacaaaaaaaggttCAAATTCACTTTAATTTAGTCCCTACAAAATTAGTGAAAAGTAGGCATAACCGCAGCCACTACCTCTCTTTTCACGGAAAACAAGTCAAATCTCGACATCAAACCCAGCCggaaaaattgaattgaaactAACTGAGTGATTGATCTTAGGACTTCAAGTAAACTACAATCATCATGTTGCCATCCTTTCTCTACCCGTGAGCTTTCACTTCAACCTTCTGAGTTAGATTCACTCCGCGATTCATATCTTTCATTAGTCTTTTTTAACTCCATCTTCTCTTGTGATTCTTTTCCCTCCTCTGTCGCCTGTCATTTCATGAATTCCATTTTCAAAGAGATGAACGAAGGAGGGAGATCAGAGTTATTATCGATTTGTATGTGTGGATTTCTTGAAGAGTATATTGCAAGTTGCTCTCATGATCCTCTCATCTAGatcctttgaattatttttttgttgtcgtTACTTTCTACTTCATAATTGAAGAATTAGAGTATATGTTTATCTCAGACAGACAAAGGAGTGTGGATATCCACGTGTATTTTGTCTCCACAGCAAGAAAAGCTTCAACGCATTGCCTCGAGGTGGAGAAGTAGACAAGAAAAACGCCAGCCGAAGTTTATATTCCAAGAATAAATGCTCGTTTTTTAAAAGGGCGACTGACGGAAGAGATAATATACTTTGCATTTgtcaaaaagttaaaaacagaaaaaaaaacgagaataaaataaatttattttttaaataattttgaatccaacttttataattttaaaatatgaagtaTAACTCACGTCTTCGTCTCTACTATTTAAAAACAGTAACTAAATATCATCTATAAGTTTCATAAGTTTCATGTGATATGACAATACCATGCGATATAGatcatagataaaaataaataattgaggtGTAAAGTAAACccattaattatcaaataatgaCAAATATAATGTGATAATATCTGATAATGTTTTAGTGTCAATACATGGTAATCGTTTCCtgtaacaaaatatttaaattagtgtTTTAAGAATGAATAAATCTCGAATCATTAATcacttttttggaaaaatataagaactcaAGGGCAAACGCGAAACTACAAATATTATATACTTTAATGATGATGTAAAAGGCAAGGCTAAATAGAAGGCAATTTAGGGGGTATGAACTAGGAAAAGGCCCTCCCTAGTTCTGTAGCCCTAGCTTTTGATTTCAGGAAAGATTGTAATAATCATCCAATTTAGATTAGGAATTAGGGTATAGGGTAATTCGACGCCGTACGAATCCAGGTCAGTAAAATGCtttccatttcaaaaaaaaaaaagttggccCATTTAACACAGAAATGAAGGCAGTCATGATATGACAGCCCAGTCGAAGAATTGCTTGACCAACATTGTCCAGTGTCCACTCTAGGTGCGTTTCTCTACTTTTGGCCcgatttgtttttagattttaaaaacgttttttttttaaataatttttttaaatttttttctttatttcaaactaatatttttttttgtgtttttaaattattttgatgtgctgatattaaaaataatttttaaaaaataaaaaaatattgttttgatacatttctacgtaaaaaacacttttaaaaacaaccataaccataatcacaaccacacttccaTACATTTTGCATCTGTTTGATTTTAAGAGGTTACGGTGTAATATCGTTTCTCAGCAAAAAGcatcagatttttttaatatgaaacatCGGATGCATCATGAGTATaaacattatttgtttttgtatttgaaattatattttgatatgttttaaaaatatatttatctgaaaaaatatctaattaaatatattttgtaatgattttaatatatcaatgtaaaaaaaatatattttgatatattttaaaataaaaaataccatacaCAACACTATCAAACTCATATACCTATCTattgttaattcaattttatctaGAATTAAGTTTCGTTTTCTcataataactaaaagaaagaGTTGATTATTTTCCAGTTCTAAGTGACAATAATCTCTTGATATTACAAAGAGATCACATGCTGAGTTTCTGGCAAATTAGGTGCATTAAATTTGCTTACACGTCAtcttaaaagaaacaaagttaaccACAAACAATTATATTCGTGAGCATTAGGTATTCTTAGATTAATCTATATACATCAAAACTAAACCCACCTTCTTATTTAATCAACATTCCAAACAATTTTcaccatcaaaatatatatctttttatttgattataaaaagaaCATTCAAGTCAGTAATATATTGATTAAaactaagtttttaaaataataaaattttcatatcgATCTACagtattcaaataaataaatcctaacACCAAAATAGtagaaaacttgaaaactatatatatataatcccgAAAACTTAAATCTTGCTAAGAAATTATTATCCGTTTGGCACAAATAATAAAACGCCACGTGGCCTATCAACGCATTCGATTTCACTCAATTAAACGACAGCCCGTCACCTTTACCTCGGGAGCATGGATGGAGGTTCAGACTTCAGACAGcgaattcaaaaataaaactggCTCCCTCCCAAATTGACAAATACATATTTCCATTTCTACCCTTCATTTTCCCTGCTCTCCAGTCTCCTCCATTTTGACCATTTCCCTCTCTCACGAAAAATCGATTTTCTTGGAGAGAGAAACACATAATTAGGgtttatagagagagaaaaatagagataaaTTCTAGGGTTTTAGCTTATGGAGGGTGTTCCGGTTCTTGACACAGAAAACATTAATGTTGCAGGtactctttcctttctctctgtaatcttgtttcatttttttgtgtgtaaaaTTTCGcaaaatctctaattttttttatactattgaTGAATCTTTATGCGATATTTATTCGGTAAAATCGATTTGTTGTGTTTAATTCAGGGCTTTTATTGATGTTAGAATTGCGAAGGGTTAGAAAAAGTTAAAAGTAATTGTGCATCTCTGTTTGATCTCTGAGAAAATTAGTAATGATTCAAATCAGAGTTGGTATTGCTGTGTATAATAGCTTAAATTGCGTGATCGATGAAATTGGGAATGTGTCAGGTGACAAAATAAAGGGAGAGAAGCTGGAAAAGGGGTCTTTGGTTGGAATTGCGCAAAGGAAAACGCTTGTTGACATTAACAATTTTCCTGCGCAAAGGAAAATGCTTGCTGATATTAGCAACCTGTCACAGCGAAACCAATATGGGAAATCACAATCTGTTTTAGTTAGTAAAGAGCATGTTGAGAAGCTCCAACGGGTATGTTTTGAGTGTTTCAATATCTAGATGTACATGTATTGATGTGTTTTCTTGAGTATTGATTAGAATTTAGCttatgggttttattttttctgttgaaTATTGTTGTCACAGGATATCATGGCATTGACAAAGCTTGTTGCAGATAGGAAGtatcctttttgttttgattttgtttgtctttcttTCCCCTAATTTTTGTTGTCTCTTGTTGGTGATTTCTTGTGccattttttcttaactttggTCAACAGTAAAATCATCGAGTTGAGTGCAATTGAGTTGCAGAAACTGAGAGTCAATTATCAGCAACTACAGCAACAGAATCTGCAACTTGCCCAAACCAACAGCCAGATGTTAGCAGTAATGTCATGCActaatcaatttcttaatcACATTTAAATTGCATCAAATTTTGAGTCCTTGGTGAGGCTAAATTATTCCCTTAAAATGCAGGAACTAAATGCGGGTAAAGATAAGGTATGTTTTTATGTATGCAAGCCATTGGATTGTCATGCTCAATTTGCTGTGTTGCAACGTTTATGTGGTAACTATTTGGTTCATTTCTATTCAGCTTAAGGCATATCAACATGAGTTGGGGTGCAAGAATGGCCTGCTTAATGCCAAAAAATTGGAGCTGAAGGTATGTTTAGCTGCTGTTCCTTTTGCCTCGCTGTTGAATACGTTCATCAAGTTGCTGTCACCTGTCAGTAATATTGGCGACGGACTTCTAAAACCCTCTCTGTTTTaggagaaaacaaagaaagttaGAAGCCAGAATATGAGAAATGAGGTATTTGAGCAAGTGACCTCAATGGAATTTATGGGAAGCTGGTGTATCCTGCATAGTATTTCATCCTGTTTTGTCATTTCTTGTAGGTTGAAACCATCAAAGGTGACAACGCAGCGCAATTCTCTCAACCAGAGGACAATAAACCTTGCAACACAAAAAGGAAGCGCCAATCAAAAGTTCAATGTAACTAGTATGCTATACATGtattcaaaattttagaaacTCTTTTATAAAGCCAACCTTTTCTATATTGGTTCCGTGCAGCTTTGGATTCCAGTGCTGTTAAACCAGGTCAAACTGAAGATAATGTTGAGAAGAAGAGGTTTGTATTGCAATTACTCTATCGCTGCTTGAAATTTGACATGCTGAGTGATCTAGCATTTCTCTAGAGTTCTGAGTTTGCATGGTATTTCTCTTGACAGTGTTTGTTTGAGAAGGCAATCTGCTATGTTTAAATCTGGAGAAGAACCCACTGAAAAGAACATTGTTACAAAGAGGTTTGTTCTGACATGATCCAGAATCCTGTATGGTTTTAGTTCACAAATGTCTTTATGAGTTACTTTAGTTTTTCTCTAAAGTTTTAAGTTTGCTTAGTATTTCTCTTGACAGCGTTTGTTTAAGAAGGCAATCTGCTAGGCTTAAGTCTGGAGAAGAACCCAATGAAAAGGATATTGATACAAAGAGGTTTGTTCTGACATGGTCCAGAATCCTGTAAAGCTTTAGAtcacaaatatatttatgagtgattttagtttttctctaaagtttttattttgcttagTATTTCTCCTGACAGTGTTTGTTTGAGAAGGCAATCTGCTAGGTTTAAGTCCGGAGAAGAACCCACTGAAAAGGATACTGATACAAAGAGGTTAGTCCTGACATGGTCCGGAATCCTGTATAGTTTTAGTTTGCAAATGTCTTTTGATTTGAGCATTCTAGAAATAATTTAagagaaatgaaggatttgTACACGCTTTTATGCTTGTTTCAGCAGGATATGTACAGGAAGGCAATCCACTAGGGTTAAATCTGAGGATCAAATACAAGAACCAGCTGAAAATTTGTTTCAGACAGATGATGCTAAATTTCATATTCCTCCATTACATGACGATCCAGTGCATGAAAGTTGTCCTACATCATCAGTTCCATCTGTTAAAATTGAATCTGAAACAGGGAACAGTGTCCCTAGATTTGAAACTCAAGAACTGCAAAGGACATCCTTTCGGCCCACACGTCGAGCAGTCGAGAAAGTTCAGACCTACAAGGAAATTCCACTTAATGTTAAGATGCGAAGAAGTGAGTGAGTTGAAATTCTACAAATTCTACCTTTCATTTTATAGCGGAGCATGGCAGAGGAGAGGATATGTATGCAAATTTTCTACGTTCTGCTCTTTTTTGATCCCCTGGATGTTGTGTTCTGGAGGAAATCTATTTCACATGCTGACCCTGTAAATGTTCAAGCTactgtattttcttttattatggtTCGAGGTCAGTTGATGATTAGGAAGTGCACAAGATCAGTCTACGTTTAGTTCATCAAGTATTTGAGGTGGACCTTAACATAAGTAACACATTTACGTGCAATTTTacatttctttccctttccaGGAAAAAGAGACCATATCAAACTTCCTTCTAAATGACTCTGCTGCATCTGTCATGTATCATTTTATCTTGTTCATATCTTTTAAATCACAGAGTCGAAAGAACATTGCCAACAGCTACCCATGTCTAACATTTGTGTCGCTGTGATCCTGATTTTAATCTTATAAAGCAGAATGTTGATGTTGAATACTTAAATGCTGTATTTACTAGAAATAGAAATTGCTGGTGCTAATGTCGGTGTAGCAGTACGTGCTGGTTAATGAAAGTACGACCTGGCCCCAGCACCTCGGTTCCCATTCTCTCCCATAAATTTTGCTTCCTTGTCTAAGATATTGCAGACATTAAATAAAACTCGTTTTGTAGTCTTCTTATTTGTTCGAGTATAGGCTTATTTTGCAAAGCTGTGAAGCATTTTTGTAATCAGAATAATTAGTTATACATTGGCATTCATGACATGGTAGTAGTTTATTTCTTCCTTGATGTACATGGATTCGTATGACCCATAAATCTATGTCATTCAATCATTACTGGAGTACAAACTGGCACCATTTGACACTTGCTGAGGCCAGGAATTCAAACGGCTCGGAAATGGTGATATGGGTGTCGAGGAGGAAAAGTAAATTGGAGAAACAAGAGTAAGGGTGGATGAGTTTGTTTTTGCTGTTGAGGTTGAGAGGTtcacaaatatttttagaaaaaataagaaaaaatagttttttatggttgaattttgtatataattgtattgtattcaactacaaaaataaatacactctAATTAGAATAACAATTGGTCAATAAGATGAGATTAGTGTATTGAGAGACGGTTTGGTGCAAGGATTGAatcatcatttattttgttatttttaaaaaaataaaaaatatattattttaatatatttttaaacaaaaattattttgaaaaataacttttacaaCTTTGCCAAACACCACCTTTGATTTAAATTGATGAAGAACCTAGATTT includes:
- the LOC7463463 gene encoding SHUGOSHIN 2 isoform X6, with the protein product MEGVPVLDTENINVAGDKIKGEKLEKGSLVGIAQRKTLVDINNFPAQRKMLADISNLSQRNQYGKSQSVLVSKEHVEKLQRDIMALTKLVADRNKIIELSAIELQKLRVNYQQLQQQNLQLAQTNSQMLAELNAGKDKLKAYQHELGCKNGLLNAKKLELKEKTKKVRSQNMRNEVETIKGDNAAQFSQPEDNKPCNTKRKRQSKVQSLDSSAVKPGQTEDNVEKKSVCLRRQSAMFKSGEEPTEKNIVTKSISLDSVCLRRQSARLKSGEEPNEKDIDTKSVCLRRQSARFKSGEEPTEKDTDTKRICTGRQSTRVKSEDQIQEPAENLFQTDDAKFHIPPLHDDPVHESCPTSSVPSVKIESETGNSVPRFETQELQRTSFRPTRRAVEKVQTYKEIPLNVKMRRSE
- the LOC7463463 gene encoding SHUGOSHIN 2 isoform X11; this encodes MEGVPVLDTENINVAGDKIKGEKLEKGSLVGIAQRKTLVDINNFPAQRKMLADISNLSQRNQYGKSQSVLVSKEHVEKLQRDIMALTKLVADRNKIIELSAIELQKLRVNYQQLQQQNLQLAQTNSQMLAELNAGKDKLKAYQHELGCKNGLLNAKKLELKEKTKKVRSQNMRNEVETIKGDNAAQFSQPEDNKPCNTKRKRQSKVQSLDSSAVKPGQTEDNVEKKSVCLRRQSAMFKSGEEPTEKNIVTKSVCLRRQSARLKSGEEPNEKDIDTKRQSARFKSGEEPTEKDTDTKRICTGRQSTRVKSEDQIQEPAENLFQTDDAKFHIPPLHDDPVHESCPTSSVPSVKIESETGNSVPRFETQELQRTSFRPTRRAVEKVQTYKEIPLNVKMRRSE
- the LOC7463463 gene encoding SHUGOSHIN 2 isoform X10 — its product is MEGVPVLDTENINVAGDKIKGEKLEKGSLVGIAQRKTLVDINNFPAQRKMLADISNLSQRNQYGKSQSVLVSKEHVEKLQRDIMALTKLVADRNKIIELSAIELQKLRVNYQQLQQQNLQLAQTNSQMLAELNAGKDKLKAYQHELGCKNGLLNAKKLELKEKTKKVRSQNMRNEVETIKGDNAAQFSQPEDNKPCNTKRKRQSKVQSLDSSAVKPGQTEDNVEKKSVCLRRQSAMFKSGEEPTEKNIVTKSVCLRRQSARLKSGEEPNEKDIDTKRQSARFKSGEEPTEKDTDTKSRICTGRQSTRVKSEDQIQEPAENLFQTDDAKFHIPPLHDDPVHESCPTSSVPSVKIESETGNSVPRFETQELQRTSFRPTRRAVEKVQTYKEIPLNVKMRRSE
- the LOC7463463 gene encoding SHUGOSHIN 2 isoform X7; translation: MEGVPVLDTENINVAGDKIKGEKLEKGSLVGIAQRKTLVDINNFPAQRKMLADISNLSQRNQYGKSQSVLVSKEHVEKLQRDIMALTKLVADRNKIIELSAIELQKLRVNYQQLQQQNLQLAQTNSQMLAELNAGKDKLKAYQHELGCKNGLLNAKKLELKEKTKKVRSQNMRNEVETIKGDNAAQFSQPEDNKPCNTKRKRQSKVQSLDSSAVKPGQTEDNVEKKSVCLRRQSAMFKSGEEPTEKNIVTKSVCLRRQSARLKSGEEPNEKDIDTKSVCLRRQSARFKSGEEPTEKDTDTKSRICTGRQSTRVKSEDQIQEPAENLFQTDDAKFHIPPLHDDPVHESCPTSSVPSVKIESETGNSVPRFETQELQRTSFRPTRRAVEKVQTYKEIPLNVKMRRSE
- the LOC7463463 gene encoding SHUGOSHIN 2 isoform X8, producing the protein MEGVPVLDTENINVAGDKIKGEKLEKGSLVGIAQRKTLVDINNFPAQRKMLADISNLSQRNQYGKSQSVLVSKEHVEKLQRDIMALTKLVADRNKIIELSAIELQKLRVNYQQLQQQNLQLAQTNSQMLAELNAGKDKLKAYQHELGCKNGLLNAKKLELKEKTKKVRSQNMRNEVETIKGDNAAQFSQPEDNKPCNTKRKRQSKVQSLDSSAVKPGQTEDNVEKKSVCLRRQSAMFKSGEEPTEKNIVTKSISLDSVCLRRQSARLKSGEEPNEKDIDTKRQSARFKSGEEPTEKDTDTKSRICTGRQSTRVKSEDQIQEPAENLFQTDDAKFHIPPLHDDPVHESCPTSSVPSVKIESETGNSVPRFETQELQRTSFRPTRRAVEKVQTYKEIPLNVKMRRSE
- the LOC7463463 gene encoding SHUGOSHIN 2 isoform X1, producing the protein MEGVPVLDTENINVAGDKIKGEKLEKGSLVGIAQRKTLVDINNFPAQRKMLADISNLSQRNQYGKSQSVLVSKEHVEKLQRDIMALTKLVADRNKIIELSAIELQKLRVNYQQLQQQNLQLAQTNSQMLAELNAGKDKLKAYQHELGCKNGLLNAKKLELKEKTKKVRSQNMRNEVETIKGDNAAQFSQPEDNKPCNTKRKRQSKVQSLDSSAVKPGQTEDNVEKKSVCLRRQSAMFKSGEEPTEKNIVTKSISLDSVCLRRQSARLKSGEEPNEKDIDTKSISPDSVCLRRQSARFKSGEEPTEKDTDTKSRICTGRQSTRVKSEDQIQEPAENLFQTDDAKFHIPPLHDDPVHESCPTSSVPSVKIESETGNSVPRFETQELQRTSFRPTRRAVEKVQTYKEIPLNVKMRRSE
- the LOC7463463 gene encoding SHUGOSHIN 2 isoform X9 is translated as MEGVPVLDTENINVAGDKIKGEKLEKGSLVGIAQRKTLVDINNFPAQRKMLADISNLSQRNQYGKSQSVLVSKEHVEKLQRDIMALTKLVADRNKIIELSAIELQKLRVNYQQLQQQNLQLAQTNSQMLAELNAGKDKLKAYQHELGCKNGLLNAKKLELKEKTKKVRSQNMRNEVETIKGDNAAQFSQPEDNKPCNTKRKRQSKVQSLDSSAVKPGQTEDNVEKKSVCLRRQSAMFKSGEEPTEKNIVTKSISLDSVCLRRQSARLKSGEEPNEKDIDTKRQSARFKSGEEPTEKDTDTKRICTGRQSTRVKSEDQIQEPAENLFQTDDAKFHIPPLHDDPVHESCPTSSVPSVKIESETGNSVPRFETQELQRTSFRPTRRAVEKVQTYKEIPLNVKMRRSE
- the LOC7463463 gene encoding SHUGOSHIN 2 isoform X4, with protein sequence MEGVPVLDTENINVAGDKIKGEKLEKGSLVGIAQRKTLVDINNFPAQRKMLADISNLSQRNQYGKSQSVLVSKEHVEKLQRDIMALTKLVADRNKIIELSAIELQKLRVNYQQLQQQNLQLAQTNSQMLAELNAGKDKLKAYQHELGCKNGLLNAKKLELKEKTKKVRSQNMRNEVETIKGDNAAQFSQPEDNKPCNTKRKRQSKVQSLDSSAVKPGQTEDNVEKKSVCLRRQSAMFKSGEEPTEKNIVTKSVCLRRQSARLKSGEEPNEKDIDTKSISPDSVCLRRQSARFKSGEEPTEKDTDTKSRICTGRQSTRVKSEDQIQEPAENLFQTDDAKFHIPPLHDDPVHESCPTSSVPSVKIESETGNSVPRFETQELQRTSFRPTRRAVEKVQTYKEIPLNVKMRRSE
- the LOC7463463 gene encoding SHUGOSHIN 2 isoform X12; its protein translation is MEGVPVLDTENINVAGDKIKGEKLEKGSLVGIAQRKTLVDINNFPAQRKMLADISNLSQRNQYGKSQSVLVSKEHVEKLQRDIMALTKLVADRNKIIELSAIELQKLRVNYQQLQQQNLQLAQTNSQMLAELNAGKDKLKAYQHELGCKNGLLNAKKLELKEKTKKVRSQNMRNEVETIKGDNAAQFSQPEDNKPCNTKRKRQSKVQSLDSSAVKPGQTEDNVEKKSVCLRRQSARFKSGEEPTEKDTDTKSRICTGRQSTRVKSEDQIQEPAENLFQTDDAKFHIPPLHDDPVHESCPTSSVPSVKIESETGNSVPRFETQELQRTSFRPTRRAVEKVQTYKEIPLNVKMRRSE